One genomic window of Corynebacterium diphtheriae includes the following:
- a CDS encoding alpha/beta hydrolase — MTASDYEWQPDILGKDFQQLVIPLGADPISEGGEGDIFATLVRYAPADQPTPTSRPAVLFVHGMTDYFFQRHVAQWFHQHGFSVYALDLRKCGRSHRNNQSWHYISDISRYFEELDRAKSIIEELHPTIFPIGHSTGGLILAHWLDGLRQCETLHPTIPGAILNSPWLDMMTPATFTRALRPILTRAARRFPHASFGRSKEGTYGRSLHASRSGEWDYDISFKPLTGHLRKLGWLHAIDTAQSLVHNDAVDCGIPLLMLCSDHSSLRGKFSPRAQVTDTVLDVEQMKRWAPHLSEYVSVCTIRGAVHDVYLSQKPARLQALETSVRWMNRILSEHTI, encoded by the coding sequence ATGACTGCTTCTGATTACGAATGGCAACCCGACATTTTAGGGAAAGACTTTCAACAGCTCGTCATCCCGTTAGGTGCTGATCCCATCAGCGAAGGTGGCGAAGGCGATATATTCGCCACACTTGTGCGCTACGCTCCCGCCGACCAACCAACACCCACAAGCCGGCCCGCAGTCCTTTTTGTCCACGGAATGACCGATTATTTTTTCCAACGCCATGTGGCACAGTGGTTTCATCAGCACGGATTCAGTGTGTACGCACTGGACCTTCGCAAGTGTGGTCGTTCCCATCGCAATAACCAGTCGTGGCACTACATATCGGATATTTCTCGATATTTCGAGGAGTTAGACCGCGCTAAATCCATCATCGAAGAGCTCCACCCAACAATATTTCCTATAGGACACTCAACCGGCGGATTAATTCTTGCCCACTGGTTAGATGGCCTTCGCCAATGCGAGACTTTGCATCCTACGATTCCCGGCGCGATACTCAACAGCCCGTGGCTGGACATGATGACTCCGGCAACGTTCACCCGAGCATTGAGGCCCATATTGACTCGCGCCGCACGACGTTTTCCCCATGCTTCTTTTGGGCGTTCAAAAGAAGGTACCTATGGGCGATCCTTACACGCTAGCCGCAGTGGGGAGTGGGACTATGACATAAGTTTTAAGCCTTTGACCGGTCATCTTCGTAAGCTCGGTTGGTTACATGCCATAGATACGGCACAGTCATTGGTGCACAATGACGCAGTCGATTGCGGCATACCGCTTCTGATGTTGTGTTCTGACCATTCGTCATTACGCGGTAAGTTTTCTCCGCGTGCACAAGTTACTGACACTGTATTAGACGTAGAGCAAATGAAACGATGGGCACCCCATTTATCTGAATACGTCTCTGTGTGCACTATTCGCGGTGCTGTTCATGACGTATATCTCTCTCAGAAACCTGCACGTCTGCAAGCATTGGAGACGTCGGTACGCTGGATGAACAGAATTCTTTCTGAACACACAATCTGA
- the mtr gene encoding mycothione reductase translates to MNNQQPRHYDLIIVGSGSGNSIPGPEFDDKSIAIVEKGKFGGTCLNVGCIPTKMFVYASEIAQVIADSERFGISASIDSVQWPDIVERVFAHRIDPIAASGEEYRRGDKTPNIDVYDQHARFIAPKTLQIGDGENAPIISGDTIVIATGSRPFIPSYIEESKVTYYTNETIMRMPDLPRSMVVLGGGYIAMEFAHVFSALGVNVTVVNRSPQLLRVLDEDISHRFTEITKTKMDCRLGRTVSSVDQDSNGVTLTLDDGSTATGEVLLVATGRIPNGDQMNLDSAGIDMDGKRIKVDDFGRTTADGVWALGDVSSPYQLKHVANAEMRAVKHNLLHPEDLKSMPHQHVPAGVFTHPQIATVGLTEQEARDAGYSITVKIQNYGDVAYGWAMEDTQHFAKLIADKKTGRLLGAHFIGPQASTLIQQLITVMAFDLDVREVATKQYWIHPALPELTENALLGLDFS, encoded by the coding sequence ATGAATAATCAACAACCACGCCATTACGACCTGATCATTGTTGGCTCCGGCTCAGGTAATTCCATCCCAGGTCCCGAATTTGACGATAAATCCATTGCCATCGTGGAAAAAGGGAAATTTGGTGGTACCTGCCTCAACGTAGGGTGCATTCCGACCAAGATGTTCGTATACGCTTCTGAAATCGCCCAGGTCATCGCCGATTCCGAGCGCTTTGGCATTTCGGCTTCTATTGACTCCGTGCAGTGGCCTGACATCGTAGAGCGCGTATTTGCGCATCGCATTGATCCTATTGCAGCAAGCGGCGAAGAATATCGACGCGGGGACAAAACCCCCAATATCGACGTATACGACCAACATGCGCGTTTTATTGCACCTAAAACATTGCAGATTGGCGATGGCGAAAACGCCCCGATTATTTCCGGTGACACTATCGTCATTGCCACCGGTTCGCGTCCATTTATTCCTTCCTATATTGAAGAATCAAAGGTCACCTACTACACCAATGAGACGATTATGCGGATGCCCGATTTGCCGCGTTCCATGGTTGTCTTGGGTGGTGGTTACATCGCTATGGAGTTTGCCCATGTGTTCTCCGCACTAGGAGTAAACGTAACGGTGGTCAATCGTTCGCCTCAGCTTCTTCGTGTACTCGATGAGGATATTTCTCATCGTTTCACTGAAATCACCAAGACCAAGATGGATTGTCGTCTGGGGCGCACAGTGTCCAGCGTTGATCAGGACTCCAATGGTGTCACTTTGACGCTTGACGACGGCTCCACTGCCACCGGCGAAGTGCTTTTGGTGGCAACTGGTCGTATTCCTAATGGTGATCAGATGAATCTGGATTCAGCAGGAATCGACATGGATGGCAAACGCATTAAGGTTGATGATTTTGGTCGCACTACTGCCGACGGTGTGTGGGCGCTAGGTGATGTGTCTTCGCCTTATCAGCTCAAGCATGTTGCTAATGCTGAGATGCGTGCAGTAAAGCATAATTTGCTACATCCTGAAGATCTCAAATCAATGCCGCATCAACATGTTCCTGCAGGTGTATTCACACACCCTCAGATTGCAACAGTAGGCCTTACTGAGCAAGAAGCTCGTGACGCTGGATATTCCATCACAGTGAAGATTCAAAACTATGGTGACGTAGCCTATGGCTGGGCTATGGAAGATACCCAGCATTTTGCGAAGCTCATTGCGGATAAGAAGACTGGACGGTTGCTCGGCGCGCACTTTATCGGCCCTCAAGCCTCCACTCTTATTCAGCAGCTTATTACCGTCATGGCCTTCGATTTGGATGTGCGAGAGGTAGCAACAAAACAGTACTGGATCCATCCGGCACTGCCTGAGCTAACAGAAAACGCACTGCTCGGACTCGATTTCTCCTAA
- a CDS encoding cobyric acid synthase, whose amino-acid sequence MKSFLVAGCTSDAGKSVVVAGLCRALTRRGLRVAPFKAQNMSNNSAVTPDGGEIGRAQALQAYACGLTPSVDFNPILLKPGSDRTSQLVVRGIATGNVSARSYIEHRTELRKIASESLNSLRERFDVVVCEGAGSPAETNLRATDVANFGLAEECDLPVYIVGDIDRGGVLAHFYGTHQIVDDADRARIKGFVVNKFRGDVSILEPGLQDLEDRLGVPTVAVLPFIHGLWIDAEDSLQSTIGATVGPAAAPLGTQRLRVAAIRLPRVSNATDVEALACEPGVTVTWTVDPDSVAEADLVVIPGSKATLSDLAWLRSTGVADAVMERARSQRPILGICGGFQMMCSHIDDPVESGSTTPVEGLGIFDVDIKFYPEKTLIRHENGGYEVHHGRVERSTEQPWIGNEGARTQSNFGTHRHGYLEDDEARRDFLGTVSTLAQRPGFVVAPATSFEAERNKQLDVIADAIEQHWDLDQLIAALT is encoded by the coding sequence ATGAAATCGTTCCTCGTCGCTGGATGTACGTCGGATGCTGGTAAATCTGTTGTTGTTGCAGGGCTATGTCGTGCGTTGACGAGGAGAGGTTTGCGTGTCGCCCCCTTTAAAGCACAAAACATGTCGAATAATTCGGCAGTTACTCCTGACGGAGGGGAGATCGGCAGGGCTCAAGCATTGCAAGCATATGCGTGCGGGCTTACCCCCAGCGTTGATTTCAACCCGATCTTGCTAAAACCAGGATCAGATCGAACGTCACAGCTCGTTGTTCGAGGTATTGCCACAGGCAATGTATCCGCTCGCAGCTATATCGAGCACCGCACTGAGCTTCGAAAAATTGCTTCCGAATCGCTTAACTCGCTTCGTGAGCGTTTCGACGTCGTTGTGTGTGAAGGTGCAGGTTCTCCTGCTGAAACCAACCTGAGGGCGACAGATGTCGCTAATTTTGGGCTGGCGGAGGAATGCGATCTGCCTGTGTATATTGTGGGTGATATTGATCGTGGTGGGGTACTGGCACATTTTTATGGAACTCATCAAATTGTTGATGATGCAGACCGCGCTCGCATCAAGGGGTTTGTTGTCAATAAATTCCGTGGCGATGTGTCGATTCTTGAACCTGGCCTGCAAGACCTAGAAGATCGTCTCGGAGTTCCTACAGTGGCCGTACTTCCGTTTATCCATGGTTTGTGGATTGATGCTGAAGATTCTTTACAGTCCACAATCGGTGCAACCGTTGGCCCAGCAGCTGCGCCACTGGGTACACAACGATTGCGCGTCGCTGCTATTCGGCTACCTCGCGTTTCCAACGCTACAGATGTTGAAGCCCTAGCTTGTGAGCCCGGAGTCACTGTAACGTGGACAGTTGATCCGGATTCGGTCGCAGAAGCCGATTTAGTGGTCATCCCTGGGTCTAAGGCAACCCTTAGCGATTTAGCCTGGCTGCGTTCTACAGGTGTCGCTGACGCAGTAATGGAACGTGCACGGTCACAGCGACCAATTTTAGGTATTTGTGGCGGCTTTCAAATGATGTGTTCACACATTGACGATCCAGTGGAATCGGGAAGTACTACGCCCGTGGAAGGCCTGGGGATCTTTGACGTTGATATTAAGTTCTATCCTGAAAAGACACTGATTCGTCACGAAAACGGTGGATATGAAGTCCACCATGGTCGTGTTGAACGAAGCACCGAGCAGCCATGGATTGGTAACGAAGGTGCACGAACGCAAAGCAACTTTGGTACTCATCGACATGGATATTTGGAAGATGACGAAGCGCGACGTGATTTCCTTGGCACAGTGTCTACACTCGCACAACGCCCAGGCTTTGTAGTCGCTCCCGCAACTTCTTTTGAAGCGGAACGCAACAAGCAGCTCGACGTGATAGCCGATGCCATCGAACAACATTGGGATCTTGACCAACTCATTGCAGCGCTTACCTAA
- the map gene encoding type I methionyl aminopeptidase produces MAITREPLKPGHPTPIREVPAYIDRPEYVWKDEVQEAIGEPFIQTPETIEAMREASKIAANALHVAGAAVAPGVTTDEIDRIAHEYMCDHGAYPSCLGYRGFTKSSCVSLNEIVCHGIPDTTVIQDGDIVNIDITAYKNGVHGDTNATFLAGNVSEEHRLLVERTYEATMRGIRAAKPGREINVIGRVIESYAKRFGYSVVTDFTGHGIGTTFHNGLVVLHYDSDAYRDVLEPGMTLTIEPMINLGGLDYRIWEDGWTVQNTDFKFTAQFEHTLVITDDGNEILSIPDDDVKVF; encoded by the coding sequence ATGGCTATTACTCGAGAACCTTTAAAACCTGGACATCCCACCCCGATTCGTGAGGTTCCGGCATACATTGATCGACCTGAATACGTTTGGAAAGATGAAGTTCAAGAGGCAATTGGAGAGCCTTTCATCCAGACTCCGGAAACAATCGAGGCTATGCGCGAGGCTTCAAAGATCGCGGCAAACGCTTTGCACGTTGCCGGTGCTGCGGTAGCTCCTGGAGTTACCACTGATGAGATCGACCGAATTGCCCACGAGTACATGTGTGATCACGGTGCATACCCTTCGTGCTTGGGATATCGAGGATTCACAAAATCGTCGTGCGTAAGTTTGAACGAGATCGTTTGTCATGGCATCCCGGATACCACGGTGATTCAAGATGGCGACATTGTGAACATTGACATCACGGCATACAAAAATGGTGTGCATGGAGACACTAACGCGACGTTTTTGGCGGGAAATGTTTCCGAAGAACATCGGTTGCTCGTGGAGCGTACATACGAAGCGACGATGCGTGGAATTCGAGCAGCAAAACCTGGTCGTGAAATTAACGTCATTGGTCGTGTCATCGAGTCGTATGCCAAGCGTTTTGGATACTCGGTGGTCACAGATTTCACCGGACATGGCATTGGTACTACTTTCCACAACGGATTGGTAGTTTTGCACTACGATTCCGACGCGTATCGTGATGTCTTAGAACCAGGCATGACACTGACGATCGAGCCGATGATCAACCTAGGTGGGTTGGATTACCGTATTTGGGAAGACGGTTGGACTGTGCAAAATACGGACTTTAAGTTCACTGCTCAGTTTGAACACACTTTGGTTATTACTGACGATGGAAATGAAATTCTCAGCATCCCAGACGATGACGTTAAAGTATTCTAA
- a CDS encoding penicillin-binding transpeptidase domain-containing protein, whose product MDIVSARLARRATGITLAVCLVGSSLTACTPKPKSAQPVAEEFFHSVAAQDFDAAAQLTDQDDSARELLSRSWEGLQAEGLDVSLNKVDAKDTVATAKYTLTWKLPKDRTLSYDTSMTLNRINDQWTIRWQPAAVHPKLAANQHLELRAINAERASVVSSDGAEVLVPGVQYRLIADTQHIIDKAATAQTIATHLRAARAADETVPELSASDIQQALETNRGSYSLAVVNERAGDSIKQALAGVSGIRLNKEAAMVNKDPNFAPDVIRRVSSLVNDQLAGANGWSVDAVTQDGASMQTIERHAPQVAPAIRISLNHNVQVAAERAVNLRKDKQTMLVAIRPSTGEILAIAQSDLADKQGDLALNGQYPPGSTFKIVTASAGIQDQGLNADSIVPCPGTMNIYGRTVTNYNGFSLGNVPLQKAFARSCNTTFANISEQLNKGQLKEIGRDFGIGIDYDIPGLNTLTGSIPQGDTELARTEAGYGQGEVLVSPFGMALVSATAAAGKTPTPTLVSGTTTKVSGTANGLKPETVEQLRRLMGAVTAPGGTAAGMRAGGKIFGKTGEAEINGGSHAWFTGYRDDIAFASLVVLGGGSEASVALVDNFFTTLDDLNAGIAVSE is encoded by the coding sequence ATGGACATCGTCTCTGCTCGATTGGCTCGCCGTGCAACTGGAATCACCTTGGCTGTGTGCCTTGTAGGAAGCAGCTTGACGGCATGTACGCCAAAGCCTAAATCGGCACAACCTGTGGCGGAAGAATTCTTTCACAGCGTAGCAGCACAAGATTTTGATGCTGCAGCGCAGCTTACAGACCAAGATGATTCAGCCCGTGAATTGCTCTCACGATCGTGGGAAGGACTGCAGGCAGAAGGGCTTGACGTATCCCTCAATAAGGTCGACGCCAAAGACACTGTAGCGACTGCGAAATACACGTTGACATGGAAACTGCCTAAAGACCGCACATTGTCCTATGACACCTCTATGACGCTAAACCGAATTAATGATCAGTGGACAATTCGGTGGCAGCCTGCAGCAGTACACCCCAAATTGGCTGCGAATCAGCACCTTGAACTACGTGCCATTAATGCCGAACGCGCAAGCGTTGTCTCATCCGATGGGGCAGAGGTTCTTGTGCCAGGAGTCCAGTATCGTTTGATCGCCGATACTCAACACATCATCGACAAAGCTGCTACGGCACAAACTATCGCAACGCACCTCCGTGCTGCTCGTGCAGCTGACGAGACGGTTCCAGAGCTATCTGCCAGCGACATTCAGCAAGCATTAGAAACCAATCGTGGTTCATATTCACTTGCAGTGGTTAACGAACGTGCAGGCGACAGTATAAAACAGGCGCTGGCAGGAGTATCGGGAATCCGACTTAATAAAGAGGCTGCGATGGTTAACAAAGACCCCAACTTCGCACCTGATGTCATTCGGCGGGTGTCGTCGTTAGTGAACGACCAACTGGCAGGAGCAAATGGTTGGAGTGTCGACGCAGTCACACAAGACGGTGCCTCCATGCAAACCATCGAAAGGCATGCTCCTCAGGTTGCGCCAGCAATTCGCATCAGCTTGAACCATAATGTGCAAGTTGCTGCGGAACGTGCCGTCAATCTTCGCAAAGACAAACAAACCATGTTGGTAGCGATTCGGCCATCAACAGGCGAAATTCTAGCTATTGCACAGTCAGATCTAGCAGATAAACAAGGCGACCTAGCACTCAACGGACAGTATCCGCCAGGATCTACTTTCAAGATCGTGACAGCATCTGCTGGTATCCAAGATCAAGGTCTAAACGCAGATTCAATCGTGCCATGCCCTGGAACTATGAACATCTATGGCCGAACGGTAACCAATTACAACGGCTTCTCCCTAGGAAACGTTCCGCTACAAAAAGCATTCGCACGATCCTGCAACACCACATTTGCCAACATTTCAGAGCAACTTAACAAAGGACAACTCAAAGAAATCGGTCGCGATTTTGGGATCGGAATCGATTACGACATTCCAGGGCTTAATACTCTTACCGGTTCCATCCCACAGGGAGATACTGAACTTGCACGAACGGAAGCCGGTTATGGTCAGGGCGAAGTGCTCGTAAGCCCATTTGGAATGGCTTTAGTATCGGCGACCGCTGCGGCAGGAAAGACCCCAACACCAACGCTCGTTTCTGGCACTACAACAAAGGTTTCTGGAACCGCAAATGGCCTCAAACCAGAAACTGTTGAGCAACTACGACGTCTCATGGGTGCTGTGACCGCGCCGGGCGGCACTGCAGCAGGTATGCGTGCCGGAGGCAAGATTTTCGGCAAGACTGGTGAGGCTGAAATCAATGGGGGATCCCACGCATGGTTTACCGGCTATAGGGATGACATCGCGTTTGCAAGCTTGGTTGTTTTAGGCGGTGGTTCGGAAGCCTCAGTTGCCCTAGTGGATAACTTTTTCACTACTCTTGATGATCTCAACGCGGGTATTGCAGTATCGGAGTAG
- the ispG gene encoding flavodoxin-dependent (E)-4-hydroxy-3-methylbut-2-enyl-diphosphate synthase, protein MSTPTGQPIGLGLPDAPLPVLAPRRKTRQLMVGNVGVGSDYPVSVQSMTTTKTHDVNATLQQIAQLTASGCDIVRVACPKTVDAEALPAIAKKSPIPVIADIHFQPKYIFAAIDAGCAAVRVNPGNIKEFDGRVKEVAKAAGDAGIPIRIGVNAGSLDKRIMEKYGKATPEALVESALWEAGLFEDSGFGDIAISVKHNDPVVMVEAYRQLAAQSDYPLHLGVTEAGPAFQGTIKSSVAFGSLLSQGIGDTIRVSLSADPVEEIKVGDQILQSLNLRKRGLEIVSCPSCGRAQVDVYSLAEEVTAALDGMSIPLRVAVMGCVVNGPGEARDADLGVASGNGKGQIFVRGEVIKTVPESQIVETLIEEAVRLAEAEGLEIEEGAGPQVKITR, encoded by the coding sequence GTGTCCACCCCTACCGGTCAGCCCATCGGACTCGGATTGCCTGATGCACCGTTGCCCGTCCTCGCCCCACGCCGTAAGACCCGCCAATTAATGGTGGGAAATGTTGGTGTTGGCTCGGACTACCCAGTATCTGTTCAGTCGATGACAACCACCAAGACTCACGACGTCAACGCTACGTTGCAGCAAATTGCGCAGTTGACGGCCTCGGGATGTGACATTGTCCGTGTTGCCTGCCCCAAGACTGTTGATGCTGAGGCGTTGCCTGCTATTGCTAAAAAATCGCCTATTCCAGTGATTGCCGATATTCACTTCCAGCCTAAATATATCTTTGCTGCTATTGATGCAGGTTGTGCTGCGGTTCGTGTTAACCCCGGCAATATCAAAGAATTTGATGGTCGTGTTAAAGAAGTGGCAAAGGCAGCCGGAGACGCAGGAATCCCGATTCGCATTGGTGTCAACGCTGGATCCTTGGATAAGCGCATCATGGAAAAATACGGCAAGGCCACTCCGGAAGCATTGGTGGAATCAGCATTATGGGAAGCCGGTTTGTTTGAAGACTCTGGTTTCGGCGATATTGCGATTTCTGTGAAGCACAATGATCCGGTGGTCATGGTTGAGGCATACCGTCAGCTAGCAGCCCAAAGCGACTATCCACTGCACCTAGGCGTTACTGAAGCTGGACCTGCATTCCAAGGAACGATTAAATCGTCAGTGGCTTTTGGTTCATTACTCTCGCAAGGTATTGGCGATACTATCCGTGTTTCTCTTTCTGCTGATCCAGTAGAAGAGATCAAAGTAGGCGATCAGATCCTTCAGTCTCTAAACCTCCGTAAACGAGGGCTTGAAATCGTTTCGTGCCCATCGTGCGGTCGAGCACAGGTCGATGTGTATTCGTTGGCTGAAGAGGTTACAGCCGCTTTGGACGGCATGAGTATTCCGTTGCGCGTAGCAGTGATGGGATGTGTGGTGAACGGTCCTGGCGAAGCACGAGATGCTGATTTGGGCGTTGCTTCCGGCAATGGCAAGGGACAAATCTTTGTCCGTGGTGAAGTCATTAAGACAGTTCCGGAATCTCAAATTGTGGAGACTCTAATCGAAGAAGCCGTTCGATTGGCGGAAGCAGAAGGCCTCGAAATTGAGGAGGGCGCTGGACCTCAGGTAAAAATTACTCGATAG
- a CDS encoding M50 family metallopeptidase has protein sequence MAITIALHEWGHFMAARAFGMRVRRFFIGFGPTIASYRRGNTEYGFKAFPLGGFCDIAGMTNQDQVTPEEAPHAMMHKPWWQRIIVLLGGILMNILVGFVTLYFVACVVGLPNLKVDTTPVVGEVACVPSKQLDATTLSPCEGQGPAARAGIQTGDVIVAIDHKNVDSFAAVRSYVFDKPNQDLTFTIDRDGVRRDVVIHVQEVHRLSTNGDDLVAGAIGVSSAPLKNTVIQYNPVTAVSGAAVFSAHMVGATVEGLAQFPAKLPGVAAAIVGGERDHNSPMSVVGASRVGGELVQHSYWSSFFMMLASLNFFLALFNLIPLPPLDGGHIAVVIYEKLRDAFRKRRGLQPAGPADYTKLMPLTFAVAGLLLAVGALVIVADVVNPIRLLG, from the coding sequence ATTGCCATCACTATTGCTCTGCATGAATGGGGCCATTTTATGGCTGCCCGTGCTTTTGGGATGCGAGTTCGTCGATTTTTTATTGGGTTTGGCCCAACAATCGCTTCGTATCGGCGAGGGAATACGGAATACGGATTTAAAGCGTTTCCTCTCGGCGGGTTTTGCGATATTGCCGGAATGACAAACCAGGATCAGGTAACGCCCGAAGAGGCTCCTCATGCGATGATGCATAAGCCGTGGTGGCAGCGCATCATTGTGCTTCTTGGCGGCATTTTGATGAACATCTTGGTTGGCTTTGTCACGCTGTATTTTGTGGCTTGTGTTGTGGGATTGCCTAATTTGAAGGTGGATACAACGCCAGTAGTGGGTGAAGTTGCCTGTGTGCCGAGTAAACAGCTCGATGCGACCACGCTTTCCCCGTGTGAGGGGCAAGGACCCGCAGCACGGGCGGGAATTCAAACAGGCGACGTTATCGTGGCGATCGATCACAAGAATGTTGATAGTTTCGCAGCTGTCCGCTCCTATGTTTTTGATAAACCAAACCAGGATTTGACTTTCACCATTGATCGCGATGGGGTGCGCCGCGACGTTGTTATTCATGTTCAAGAAGTTCACCGCTTATCGACGAATGGTGACGATCTGGTAGCAGGTGCCATAGGCGTGAGCAGTGCACCGTTGAAGAACACGGTGATTCAGTACAACCCTGTGACTGCGGTATCAGGTGCTGCGGTATTTTCAGCGCATATGGTCGGTGCGACTGTTGAAGGACTCGCACAATTTCCGGCAAAGCTACCTGGTGTTGCTGCCGCGATTGTTGGTGGCGAGCGTGATCACAACAGCCCAATGAGCGTTGTTGGTGCATCGCGAGTTGGAGGAGAACTAGTTCAGCATTCTTATTGGTCTTCATTTTTCATGATGCTCGCTAGTCTGAACTTCTTCCTAGCATTGTTTAACCTGATTCCGCTTCCGCCTCTTGATGGTGGACATATAGCCGTTGTGATTTATGAGAAGCTTCGCGACGCCTTCCGTAAGCGCCGTGGCTTGCAACCAGCCGGTCCAGCGGACTACACAAAACTTATGCCATTGACCTTTGCGGTTGCGGGTCTACTTCTTGCCGTTGGTGCATTGGTGATTGTGGCGGACGTTGTTAATCCCATCCGGCTTTTGGGGTAG
- the dxr gene encoding 1-deoxy-D-xylulose-5-phosphate reductoisomerase: MRKKILILGSTGSIGTQALEVIASRQDQFEVVGIAAGGREPQLIIQQAQMLGLAADHVAVANEKSATQVSRALGAAVLSGTDAATDLVESVPADTVLNGLVGSMGLRATLATIQLGEVLALANKESLVAGGTFVTSQAAPGQIVPVDSEHSAMAQCLRSGASSEVSKLVLTASGGPFRGWTREEMWDVTPEQAAAHPTWSMGQMNTLNSATLINKGLELIEATLLFDIPADRIEVTVHPQSIVHSMVTFCDGATIAQASPPSMLLSISHALAWPHRVPEAQPALDFSQASTWDFMPVDNEAFSAVELAREVALKQGTYPAVYNAANEQAAAAFLRGRIRFPQIVDIVGEVVAGSSQFAGVASSVEEIIAHESESRRRADALVDKLSR, translated from the coding sequence GTGAGAAAGAAAATCTTGATTCTGGGCAGCACTGGTTCCATCGGCACTCAGGCGCTTGAGGTTATAGCTTCGCGCCAAGACCAATTTGAGGTGGTAGGTATTGCCGCGGGTGGCCGAGAGCCACAATTAATTATCCAGCAAGCCCAGATGCTGGGTTTGGCGGCAGACCATGTTGCTGTGGCCAATGAGAAATCGGCAACTCAAGTCAGTCGTGCACTTGGGGCAGCGGTATTAAGTGGAACTGATGCCGCTACCGACCTCGTTGAGTCGGTGCCAGCGGATACGGTACTTAATGGCCTTGTGGGTTCCATGGGGCTACGGGCCACCTTGGCTACGATTCAACTAGGTGAAGTTCTGGCCTTAGCTAATAAGGAATCGTTGGTTGCCGGTGGTACGTTTGTTACATCTCAGGCAGCCCCGGGGCAGATCGTGCCTGTGGATTCCGAGCATTCTGCGATGGCGCAGTGTTTGCGATCAGGGGCATCATCGGAAGTGTCAAAGTTGGTTCTGACTGCTTCAGGTGGCCCATTCCGCGGCTGGACACGGGAGGAGATGTGGGATGTTACTCCTGAGCAAGCTGCGGCACATCCAACGTGGTCGATGGGGCAGATGAATACATTGAATTCGGCTACTTTGATAAATAAAGGATTGGAGTTAATTGAGGCAACTTTGCTCTTTGACATCCCAGCTGACCGTATTGAGGTGACTGTTCATCCGCAGTCGATTGTTCATTCGATGGTCACGTTTTGTGATGGTGCAACAATTGCTCAAGCATCGCCACCATCCATGTTGCTGTCAATTTCTCATGCCTTGGCATGGCCTCACCGAGTTCCAGAGGCGCAACCGGCTTTGGATTTCTCTCAAGCAAGTACGTGGGATTTCATGCCAGTAGATAATGAGGCTTTCTCCGCAGTTGAGTTAGCGCGCGAGGTGGCTTTGAAACAGGGAACGTATCCAGCAGTGTATAACGCGGCAAACGAGCAGGCGGCCGCTGCGTTTCTTCGTGGGCGCATTAGGTTCCCGCAGATTGTCGATATTGTCGGCGAAGTGGTGGCAGGATCTTCACAGTTTGCTGGTGTAGCCTCATCGGTCGAAGAAATTATTGCGCACGAAAGTGAGTCGCGTAGACGAGCAGACGCGCTCGTCGATAAGCTTTCTCGCTGA
- a CDS encoding DUF2631 domain-containing protein encodes MAGSHEIAPEIHNGVSTLDEPSAAWGWHSIGTRAIQLSGWGSVVFLLAYNFGNHKGHVETIFLFVFAAVIALGLILQIVKPQGKQVRTLTAHNQPVGFKEKDWNYLQATCTGPYAELSDSELRALNIEPERVRHLRTLPEA; translated from the coding sequence GTGGCTGGTTCCCACGAAATCGCCCCCGAGATCCACAACGGCGTATCCACTCTGGACGAACCTTCAGCAGCATGGGGTTGGCACAGCATTGGCACCCGTGCAATCCAGCTTTCCGGATGGGGATCAGTAGTATTCCTTCTCGCCTACAACTTTGGTAACCACAAGGGCCACGTTGAGACAATCTTCCTCTTCGTTTTCGCCGCAGTGATCGCCTTGGGTTTGATCCTTCAGATCGTAAAGCCACAGGGTAAGCAGGTACGTACTTTGACTGCACACAACCAGCCAGTAGGTTTCAAAGAAAAAGACTGGAACTACCTCCAGGCGACCTGCACTGGCCCATACGCAGAGCTTAGCGACTCAGAGCTTCGCGCTTTGAACATCGAGCCAGAGCGTGTTCGTCACCTCCGCACTCTCCCAGAGGCTTAA